In the Streptomyces sp. BHT-5-2 genome, one interval contains:
- a CDS encoding glycosyltransferase produces MHISFLIHHAYGTGETVRATFGLAKALATRHDVEIVSVLRRRDTPALDLGPRVALRHLVDLREHGPTGDRMDPARGRPARVFPAAEPGSAQYSELTDRRIAEHLRRTEADVVVGTRPGLTVHVARQTRRGPLRVGQEPHCLAAHGRELRLALRGAYPRLDALVTATEADARAHLRLMRLPGVRVAAVPRAVPAPRLAPADGTGRWVVAAGRLTRARRYDVLVRAFAAVVAERPDWRLRIYGGGPEKPALRTLIDELGLYNHVFLMGPAGPLESEWAKGAVAVDPACREPAGTALAEAMRCGLPVVATDSPYGPGELVEDGVTGRLVPAGHPAALGTALLELIGDDAARTVLGAAALASSTRFDPAEVAGRHAALFGELLDRRRGSGLRGSLHRARGALIGGAYATKDAARAAVRGVRTV; encoded by the coding sequence ATGCACATCTCATTCCTGATTCACCATGCGTACGGCACCGGCGAGACGGTCCGGGCGACCTTCGGTCTGGCAAAGGCGCTCGCCACCCGGCACGACGTGGAGATCGTCTCCGTCCTGCGGCGCCGCGACACCCCGGCGCTGGACCTCGGGCCCCGGGTGGCGCTGCGGCACCTGGTGGACCTCCGGGAGCACGGGCCGACCGGCGACCGCATGGACCCCGCGCGCGGCCGGCCCGCCCGGGTCTTCCCGGCCGCCGAGCCGGGCTCCGCCCAGTACAGCGAGCTCACCGACCGCCGGATCGCCGAGCATCTGCGCCGGACCGAGGCCGACGTGGTCGTCGGCACCCGGCCCGGCCTCACCGTGCACGTCGCCCGGCAGACCCGCCGCGGACCGCTCCGGGTCGGCCAGGAGCCGCACTGCCTGGCCGCGCACGGACGGGAGCTGCGGCTGGCGCTGCGCGGCGCCTACCCGCGGCTGGACGCGCTGGTCACCGCCACCGAGGCGGACGCCCGCGCCCACCTCCGTCTGATGCGGTTGCCCGGTGTCCGGGTCGCGGCGGTGCCCCGGGCGGTCCCGGCCCCGCGGCTGGCGCCCGCCGACGGCACCGGCCGGTGGGTGGTGGCGGCCGGCCGCCTCACCCGGGCCAGGCGCTACGACGTGCTCGTCCGGGCCTTCGCCGCGGTGGTCGCCGAGCGCCCCGACTGGCGGCTGCGGATCTACGGCGGCGGCCCCGAGAAGCCCGCGCTGCGCACCCTGATCGACGAACTCGGCCTCTACAACCACGTCTTCCTGATGGGCCCGGCCGGCCCGCTGGAGTCCGAGTGGGCCAAGGGCGCCGTCGCCGTGGACCCCGCCTGCCGGGAGCCCGCGGGGACGGCCCTGGCCGAGGCGATGCGCTGCGGGCTGCCGGTCGTCGCCACCGACAGCCCCTACGGGCCGGGCGAACTCGTCGAGGACGGTGTCACCGGGCGGCTGGTGCCCGCCGGCCACCCCGCCGCCCTGGGCACCGCCCTGCTGGAGCTGATCGGCGACGACGCCGCCCGGACGGTGCTGGGCGCCGCCGCGCTCGCCTCGTCCACCCGCTTCGACCCGGCCGAGGTCGCCGGGCGGCACGCCGCGCTCTTCGGCGAGCTGCTCGACCGGCGGCGCGGCAGCGGACTGCGCGGCTCGCTGCACCGCGCCCGGGGCGCGCTGATCGGCGGCGCCTACGCCACCAAGGATGCGGCCCGCGCCGCGGTGAGAGGGGTGCGGACGGTATGA
- a CDS encoding transglycosylase family protein gives MSDISSAPRRRVESVGLLVAAAAALVLCLPGGAFADGAPGADGGGEDGGRPPYACADDQWPWGCLAECESGGDWHINTGNDYYGGLQFWQPTWERFGGLKYAKRADLATREEQIEVAKRVQAEQGWGAWPVCSRRYGLLDDRTYVVRDGDSLAQIARRRHVKGGWQQLYKANRAVVGERPNELCAGLRLRLR, from the coding sequence ATGTCGGACATCTCTTCGGCGCCGCGGCGCCGCGTGGAATCCGTCGGGCTGCTCGTCGCGGCGGCCGCCGCCCTGGTCCTGTGTCTGCCCGGCGGCGCCTTCGCCGACGGGGCGCCGGGTGCGGACGGCGGTGGAGAGGACGGCGGGCGGCCGCCGTACGCCTGCGCCGACGACCAGTGGCCCTGGGGCTGCCTCGCCGAATGCGAGAGCGGCGGGGACTGGCACATCAACACCGGCAACGACTACTACGGCGGCCTCCAGTTCTGGCAGCCCACCTGGGAGCGGTTCGGCGGCCTCAAGTACGCCAAGCGGGCCGATCTGGCCACCCGGGAGGAGCAGATCGAGGTCGCCAAGCGGGTCCAGGCCGAGCAGGGCTGGGGCGCCTGGCCCGTCTGCTCCCGGCGCTACGGCCTCCTCGACGACCGCACCTATGTCGTCCGCGACGGCGACAGCCTCGCCCAGATCGCCCGCCGCCGGCACGTCAAGGGCGGCTGGCAGCAGTTGTACAAGGCCAACCGCGCCGTCGTCGGGGAGCGCCCGAACGAGCTGTGCGCCGGTCTCCGGCTCAGGCTCCGCTGA
- the der gene encoding ribosome biogenesis GTPase Der, which yields MNEQIPTGEEHGALGDAEYAEFMELAAEEGFDLAEVEGDIAAAGHGPLPVLAVIGRPNVGKSTLVNRIIGRREAVVEDRPGVTRDRVTYEADWNGRRFKVVDTGGWEQDVLGIDASVAMQAEFAIEAADAVVFVVDAKVGATDTDEAVVKLLRRSGKPVVLVANKVDGPSGEADAAMLWSLGLGEPHPISALHGRGTGDMLDAALDALPEAPEQTFGTAVGGPRRIALIGRPNVGKSSLLNKLAREERVVVNELAGTTRDPVDELIELGGKTWKFVDTAGIRRRVHLQEGADYYASLRTAAAVEKAEVAVVLIDAGESISVQDQRIITMAVEAGRALVIAYNKWDNLDEERRFYLEREIERDLVQIPWAMRVNVSARTGRHMDKLVPAIETALAGWETRIPTGRLNAFLGEIVSSHPHPIRGGKQPRILFGTQAGTKPPRFVLFASGFLEAGYRRFVERRLREEFGFEGTPIHISVRVREKRGTKNKKK from the coding sequence ATGAACGAGCAGATCCCCACCGGCGAGGAGCACGGTGCGCTTGGCGACGCCGAGTACGCGGAGTTCATGGAGCTCGCCGCGGAAGAGGGCTTCGACCTGGCGGAGGTCGAGGGCGACATCGCCGCGGCCGGCCACGGCCCGCTCCCGGTGCTCGCCGTCATCGGCCGTCCCAACGTCGGCAAGTCGACGCTGGTGAACCGCATCATCGGCCGCCGCGAGGCGGTCGTCGAGGACCGGCCGGGCGTCACCCGCGACCGGGTCACCTACGAGGCCGATTGGAACGGCCGCCGCTTCAAGGTCGTCGACACCGGCGGCTGGGAGCAGGACGTCCTCGGCATCGACGCGTCCGTGGCGATGCAGGCCGAGTTCGCCATCGAGGCCGCCGACGCGGTGGTCTTCGTGGTGGACGCCAAGGTCGGCGCCACCGACACCGACGAGGCCGTGGTCAAGCTGCTGCGCCGCTCCGGCAAGCCGGTCGTCCTGGTCGCCAACAAGGTCGACGGCCCGTCCGGCGAGGCCGACGCCGCCATGCTCTGGTCGCTGGGCCTGGGCGAGCCGCACCCGATCTCCGCGCTGCACGGCCGGGGCACCGGCGACATGCTCGACGCGGCGCTGGACGCGCTTCCCGAGGCGCCCGAGCAGACCTTCGGCACCGCCGTCGGCGGCCCCCGCCGGATCGCCCTGATCGGCCGCCCGAACGTCGGCAAGTCCTCGCTGCTGAACAAGCTCGCCCGCGAGGAGCGGGTGGTCGTCAACGAGCTCGCCGGCACCACCCGCGACCCGGTCGACGAGCTCATCGAACTGGGCGGCAAGACCTGGAAGTTCGTGGACACCGCCGGCATCCGCCGCCGGGTGCACCTCCAGGAGGGCGCCGACTACTACGCCTCGCTGCGCACCGCCGCGGCTGTGGAGAAGGCCGAGGTCGCGGTCGTCCTGATCGACGCCGGCGAGTCCATCAGCGTCCAGGACCAGCGGATCATCACGATGGCCGTGGAGGCCGGCCGGGCCCTGGTCATCGCCTACAACAAGTGGGACAACCTCGACGAGGAGCGCCGCTTCTACCTGGAGCGGGAGATCGAGCGGGACCTGGTCCAGATCCCCTGGGCGATGCGGGTCAACGTCTCCGCGCGCACCGGCCGCCACATGGACAAGCTGGTGCCGGCGATCGAGACCGCGCTGGCCGGCTGGGAGACCCGGATCCCCACCGGGCGGCTGAACGCCTTCCTCGGCGAGATCGTCTCCTCCCACCCGCACCCGATCCGCGGCGGCAAGCAGCCCCGCATCCTCTTCGGCACCCAGGCCGGCACCAAGCCCCCGCGCTTCGTGCTCTTCGCCTCGGGCTTCCTGGAGGCGGGCTACCGCCGCTTCGTCGAGCGGCGGCTGCGCGAGGAGTTCGGCTTCGAGGGGACGCCGATCCACATCTCGGTGCGGGTGCGCGAGAAGCGCGGTACCAAGAACAAGAAGAAGTAG
- a CDS encoding 1-acyl-sn-glycerol-3-phosphate acyltransferase, which yields MTDGGAAPSPRGAAVGRRIGIGLMYGLWKPRVLGAWRVPASGPVILAVNHSHGIDGPMLMGTAPRPVHFLIKKEAFVGPLDPFLRGIGQLKVDRQAADRKAITDALGVLAAGGVLGIFPEGTRGEGDFASLRAGLAYFAVRSGAPVVPVAVLGSTDRPSRFTPAVPRLRARIDVVFGDAFEAGDGSGRRTRKALDEATVRIQERLTAHLAQARRLTGR from the coding sequence GTGACCGACGGCGGAGCGGCCCCGAGCCCCCGCGGCGCCGCGGTCGGCCGGCGGATCGGCATCGGGCTGATGTACGGCCTGTGGAAGCCGCGGGTGCTGGGTGCCTGGCGGGTGCCGGCCTCCGGGCCGGTGATCCTCGCCGTCAACCACTCCCACGGCATCGACGGCCCGATGCTGATGGGCACCGCGCCCCGGCCGGTGCACTTCCTGATCAAGAAGGAAGCCTTCGTCGGTCCGCTGGACCCGTTCCTGCGGGGCATCGGACAGCTGAAGGTGGACCGCCAGGCCGCCGACCGCAAGGCGATCACCGACGCGCTCGGGGTGCTGGCGGCCGGCGGGGTGCTGGGGATCTTCCCGGAAGGCACCCGCGGCGAGGGCGACTTCGCCTCCCTGCGCGCCGGGCTCGCGTACTTCGCGGTGCGCTCCGGCGCCCCGGTCGTTCCGGTGGCGGTGCTCGGCAGCACCGACCGCCCCAGCCGGTTCACCCCGGCCGTGCCGCGGCTGCGTGCCCGCATCGACGTCGTCTTCGGCGACGCCTTCGAGGCGGGCGACGGCAGCGGGCGGCGCACCCGCAAGGCGCTGGACGAGGCGACCGTGCGGATCCAGGAGCGGCTGACCGCCCACCTGGCACAGGCCCGGCGCCTTACCGGGCGCTGA
- the cmk gene encoding (d)CMP kinase, translated as MFVTVETADRTAPAAVIVAIDGPAGTGKSSTSKAVAGKLGLGYLDTGAQYRAITWWMLSNGIDVDDPAAVADACAKPVIVSGTDPAAPTITVDGADAAGPIRSAEVTAAVSAVSAVPQVRTLITDLQRTIAAEAPHGIVVEGRDIGITVLPDADLKIFLTASPEARAARRNGELKGTGSQQAADLAATREALIKRDAADSSRKTSPLAKADDAVEVDTTDLTLDQVIECVVTLIEGVSAEKAGRDTR; from the coding sequence GTGTTCGTCACCGTGGAAACCGCCGATCGGACCGCCCCGGCAGCAGTGATTGTCGCCATCGACGGCCCCGCAGGCACGGGCAAGTCCAGCACGTCCAAGGCCGTCGCCGGCAAGCTGGGCCTGGGCTACCTCGACACCGGCGCGCAGTACCGCGCGATCACCTGGTGGATGCTGAGCAACGGCATCGACGTCGACGACCCGGCCGCGGTGGCCGACGCCTGCGCCAAGCCCGTGATCGTCTCCGGCACGGACCCGGCGGCGCCGACCATCACCGTCGACGGGGCCGACGCCGCGGGCCCGATCCGCAGCGCCGAGGTGACCGCCGCGGTCAGCGCCGTCAGCGCGGTGCCCCAGGTGCGCACCCTGATCACCGACCTCCAGCGGACCATCGCGGCCGAGGCCCCGCACGGCATCGTCGTCGAGGGCCGGGACATCGGCATAACGGTCCTGCCCGACGCCGACCTCAAGATCTTCCTCACCGCCTCCCCGGAGGCCCGGGCGGCCCGCCGCAACGGCGAGCTCAAGGGCACGGGCTCCCAGCAGGCGGCCGACCTGGCCGCCACCCGCGAGGCGCTGATCAAGCGGGACGCCGCCGACTCCTCCCGCAAGACCTCGCCGCTGGCCAAGGCCGACGACGCCGTCGAGGTCGACACCACCGACCTGACGCTGGATCAGGTCATCGAGTGCGTGGTCACCCTCATCGAGGGCGTCAGCGCCGAGAAGGCGGGGCGGGACACCCGGTGA
- a CDS encoding prephenate dehydrogenase: MRTALVIGTGLIGTSAALALSARGVQVHLEDHDHAQALTAAALGAGIAEPPTEPVDLAIVAVPPAHVAAALAETIRRGAARAYIDVASVKGGPRRELEALGCDLSGYLGTHPMAGKERSGPLAATADLFEGRPWVLTPSPGGDTEVLNLALELVALCRAVPVVMDADAHDRAVALVSHTPQLVSSLVAARLKGADETAVRLCGQGIRDVTRIAASDPAMWIDILSANPGPVADVLAEISADLDATVRSLRSLESADDHKRGTGAHGIEDVLRRGNAGRERVPGKHGAAPAAYEVVAVYIGDQPGELARIFADAGRAGVNIEDVRIEHATGQQAGFIQLMVEPQTVPALTAELRERGWSIRQ, encoded by the coding sequence GTGAGAACCGCACTCGTCATCGGAACGGGCCTGATCGGCACCTCGGCCGCTCTCGCGCTCAGTGCCCGCGGCGTCCAGGTCCACCTGGAGGACCACGACCACGCCCAGGCCCTGACGGCCGCCGCGCTCGGCGCCGGCATCGCCGAGCCGCCCACGGAGCCCGTCGATCTCGCCATCGTGGCGGTGCCCCCGGCGCATGTCGCGGCGGCGCTCGCCGAGACGATCCGGCGCGGTGCGGCCCGGGCGTACATCGACGTCGCCAGCGTCAAGGGCGGTCCCCGCCGCGAGCTGGAGGCGCTCGGCTGCGACCTGTCCGGCTACCTCGGCACGCACCCGATGGCCGGCAAGGAGCGCTCCGGCCCGCTGGCCGCGACGGCCGACCTCTTCGAGGGCCGCCCCTGGGTCCTCACCCCGTCCCCCGGCGGCGACACGGAGGTGCTCAACCTCGCCCTGGAGCTGGTCGCGCTGTGCCGGGCCGTCCCCGTGGTGATGGACGCGGACGCCCACGACCGCGCCGTCGCCCTGGTCTCGCACACCCCGCAGCTGGTCTCCAGCCTCGTCGCGGCCCGCCTCAAGGGCGCCGACGAGACCGCCGTCCGTCTCTGCGGCCAGGGCATCCGCGATGTGACGCGGATCGCCGCCTCCGACCCGGCGATGTGGATCGACATCCTCTCCGCCAACCCCGGCCCGGTCGCCGACGTCCTGGCCGAGATCTCCGCCGACCTGGACGCCACGGTCCGCTCGCTGCGCTCCCTGGAGTCCGCCGACGACCACAAGCGCGGCACCGGCGCCCACGGCATCGAGGACGTGCTCCGCCGCGGCAACGCCGGCCGCGAGCGGGTCCCCGGCAAGCACGGCGCCGCCCCGGCCGCCTACGAGGTCGTCGCCGTCTACATCGGCGACCAGCCCGGCGAGCTGGCCCGGATCTTCGCCGACGCCGGCCGCGCCGGGGTCAACATCGAGGACGTCCGCATCGAGCACGCCACCGGCCAGCAGGCCGGCTTCATCCAGCTGATGGTCGAGCCGCAGACGGTCCCGGCGTTGACCGCGGAGCTGCGGGAGCGGGGGTGGTCGATCCGGCAGTGA
- the aroH gene encoding chorismate mutase yields the protein MAVRAVRGAVQLERDDAEHMRERVGELLTALLERNGLVPDDLISVWFTATPDLRSDFPAAAARALGIADVPLICAQELDVAGAMERVVRVLAHVETALPKADLAHVYLGAAAALRKDIAQ from the coding sequence GTGGCGGTACGGGCCGTGCGCGGGGCCGTCCAGCTGGAGCGGGACGACGCGGAGCACATGCGGGAGCGGGTCGGCGAGCTGCTCACCGCACTCCTGGAGCGCAACGGCCTGGTGCCGGACGACCTGATCAGTGTGTGGTTCACCGCCACCCCCGATCTCCGCAGCGACTTCCCGGCCGCCGCCGCCCGCGCCCTGGGGATCGCCGACGTCCCGCTGATCTGCGCCCAGGAGCTGGACGTGGCCGGCGCCATGGAGCGGGTGGTGCGGGTGCTCGCCCACGTCGAGACCGCACTGCCCAAGGCCGACCTCGCCCACGTCTACCTCGGCGCGGCCGCGGCGCTCCGGAAGGACATCGCCCAGTGA
- a CDS encoding ADP-ribosylglycohydrolase family protein, with protein sequence MGATMGAATGSLIGLALGDALGLPTEFEDVPAILARCGSWRQLALPEPARVTDDTQMTLALGQGLRTALDGGGLTAQTLEPPVRQAYVAWWRSPDNNRAPGYTCLRACELLADPDRRWADAGQIGSKGCGANMRVAPVGLAPGLTAEQRSGAAQLQSALTHGHPTALAASDLTAYAVRALADGARPAELPGLLRQYARDRRTHYREDWLGDLWRRSQAPSATAFIARGWDECLGVLDRLDAALAAPDREADPCRATGAGWIAEEALATGLLCFLLFPDEPVTALRRAACTSGDSDSIACLTGAFAGALLGAGAWPEEWAARIEYRTELLALGAAWDA encoded by the coding sequence ATGGGGGCAACGATGGGGGCGGCGACCGGATCGCTCATCGGGCTGGCGCTCGGTGACGCGCTCGGCCTTCCGACGGAGTTCGAGGACGTACCGGCGATCCTCGCCCGGTGCGGCAGCTGGCGGCAGCTGGCGCTGCCCGAGCCCGCCCGGGTCACCGACGACACCCAGATGACGCTGGCACTGGGGCAGGGGCTGCGCACGGCCCTGGACGGCGGCGGGCTGACGGCGCAGACCCTCGAACCGCCGGTCCGGCAGGCGTACGTGGCCTGGTGGCGCTCGCCCGACAACAACCGTGCTCCGGGCTACACCTGCCTCCGCGCCTGCGAGCTGCTCGCCGACCCGGACCGGCGCTGGGCCGACGCCGGCCAGATCGGCTCCAAGGGCTGCGGCGCCAACATGCGGGTGGCGCCCGTCGGGCTGGCGCCCGGACTCACCGCCGAGCAGCGCTCCGGCGCCGCCCAGCTCCAGTCCGCGCTGACCCACGGGCACCCCACGGCGCTCGCCGCCAGCGACCTCACCGCGTACGCCGTGCGCGCCCTCGCCGACGGCGCCCGCCCGGCCGAACTGCCCGGCCTGCTGCGGCAGTACGCCCGCGACCGGCGCACCCACTACCGCGAGGACTGGCTCGGCGACCTCTGGCGGCGCTCCCAGGCCCCGTCCGCGACGGCGTTCATCGCCCGCGGCTGGGACGAGTGCCTGGGCGTCCTGGACCGGCTGGACGCGGCGCTCGCCGCACCGGACCGGGAGGCCGACCCGTGCCGGGCCACCGGCGCCGGCTGGATCGCAGAAGAGGCGCTGGCCACCGGCCTGCTGTGCTTCCTGCTCTTCCCCGACGAGCCGGTCACCGCGCTGCGCCGGGCCGCCTGCACCTCCGGCGACTCCGACTCCATCGCCTGCCTCACCGGCGCCTTCGCGGGCGCCCTGCTCGGCGCCGGCGCCTGGCCCGAGGAATGGGCCGCCCGCATCGAGTACCGCACGGAACTCCTGGCCCTCGGGGCGGCCTGGGATGCCTGA
- a CDS encoding pseudouridine synthase: MRSSGRNSSGRGNYRGAGNQRDEKQQRAGRPRPEERRYDVGGSTGGDERRGGKTGARGSAARGGAKGGPRTGATRDGAPGGKGGRGGQQRGRGQAPARPREYDAKIEERNRARYDKPQVKTPKTFGEQEGERLQKVLARAGMGSRRACEELIDQARVEVNGKIVMEQGLRVDPEKDEIKVDGLTVATQSYLFFALNKPAGVVSTMEDPDGRQCLGDYVTNRETRLFHVGRLDTETEGIILLTNHGELAHRLTHPRYGVTKTYLAAIQGPLPRDLGKRLKDGVPLEDGYARADHFRVVENTGKNYLVEVTLHEGRKHIVRRMLAEAGFPVDKLVRTHFGPIALGDQKSGWLRRMTNTEVGMLMREVGL, from the coding sequence ATGCGAAGCAGCGGCAGGAACAGCAGCGGTAGGGGCAACTACCGGGGCGCGGGCAACCAGCGGGACGAGAAGCAGCAGCGGGCCGGCCGCCCCCGCCCCGAGGAGCGCCGCTACGACGTGGGCGGATCCACCGGCGGTGACGAGCGCCGCGGCGGCAAGACCGGCGCCCGGGGCTCGGCGGCCCGGGGCGGCGCCAAGGGCGGTCCCCGTACGGGCGCGACCCGGGACGGCGCACCGGGCGGCAAGGGCGGCAGGGGCGGCCAGCAGCGCGGCCGCGGCCAGGCGCCCGCCCGCCCCCGCGAGTACGACGCCAAGATCGAGGAGCGCAACCGCGCCCGCTACGACAAGCCGCAGGTCAAGACCCCCAAGACCTTCGGCGAGCAGGAGGGCGAGCGGCTCCAGAAGGTGCTGGCCAGGGCAGGTATGGGCTCCCGCCGTGCCTGTGAGGAGCTGATCGACCAGGCCCGGGTCGAGGTCAACGGCAAGATCGTCATGGAGCAGGGTCTCCGGGTCGACCCGGAGAAGGACGAGATCAAGGTCGACGGCCTGACGGTCGCCACCCAGTCGTACCTCTTCTTCGCGCTGAACAAGCCCGCCGGCGTGGTCTCCACGATGGAGGACCCGGACGGCCGCCAGTGCCTGGGCGACTACGTCACCAACCGGGAGACCCGGCTGTTCCACGTCGGCCGGCTGGACACCGAGACCGAGGGCATCATCCTGCTCACCAACCACGGCGAGCTGGCCCACCGCCTGACCCACCCCCGCTACGGCGTCACCAAGACCTACCTGGCGGCCATCCAGGGCCCGCTCCCGCGCGACCTGGGCAAGCGGCTCAAGGACGGCGTCCCGCTGGAGGACGGCTACGCCCGCGCCGACCACTTCCGGGTCGTGGAGAACACCGGCAAGAACTACCTCGTCGAGGTCACTCTGCACGAGGGCCGCAAGCACATCGTGCGCCGGATGCTCGCCGAGGCCGGCTTCCCGGTGGACAAGCTGGTGCGGACGCACTTCGGCCCGATCGCGCTGGGCGACCAGAAGTCGGGCTGGCTGCGCCGGATGACCAACACCGAGGTCGGGATGCTGATGCGCGAGGTCGGCCTCTGA
- the scpB gene encoding SMC-Scp complex subunit ScpB has protein sequence MSDPGYEITEQAPEEHPGPAEAPTGALGVAALELKPALEAVLMLVDEPATEEHLARVLQRPRRAVALALRELSDDYTRQGRGFDLRLVAGGWRFYSRAAYADAVEGFVLDGQQARLTQAALETLAVVAYGQPVSRSRVSAVRGVNCDGVMRTLLQRGLVEEAGTEPETGAILYRTTNYFLERMGLRGLDELPELAPFLPEADAVEGDSPEGIPSFDVDDSGDSQTDH, from the coding sequence GTGAGCGACCCGGGCTACGAGATCACCGAGCAGGCCCCGGAGGAGCACCCCGGCCCCGCCGAGGCGCCCACCGGCGCGCTGGGCGTGGCCGCACTGGAGCTGAAGCCGGCGCTGGAGGCCGTCCTCATGCTCGTCGACGAGCCGGCCACCGAGGAGCACCTGGCGCGGGTGCTACAGCGACCCCGCCGGGCGGTCGCGCTGGCCCTGCGCGAGCTGTCCGACGACTACACCCGGCAGGGCCGCGGCTTCGACCTGCGGCTGGTGGCCGGCGGCTGGCGGTTCTACTCCCGGGCGGCCTACGCGGACGCCGTGGAGGGCTTCGTCCTGGACGGCCAGCAGGCCCGGCTGACCCAGGCCGCATTGGAGACTCTGGCCGTGGTCGCGTACGGTCAGCCGGTCAGCCGTTCCCGCGTCTCGGCCGTCCGCGGGGTCAACTGCGACGGCGTGATGCGCACGCTCCTCCAGCGCGGCCTGGTGGAGGAGGCGGGGACGGAACCTGAAACAGGTGCGATCCTGTACAGGACGACGAATTACTTTCTGGAGCGGATGGGCCTGCGCGGCCTGGACGAGCTTCCTGAGCTGGCACCGTTCCTCCCGGAGGCGGACGCGGTCGAGGGCGACTCGCCGGAAGGTATCCCGTCGTTCGACGTAGACGACAGCGGCGACTCTCAGACGGATCATTGA
- a CDS encoding ScpA family protein — protein MPTTDAEDPVPAPHRTRRALGRGPGTVLEAAPAEDPAEDRAQGPAGDAPAEGSPVGEIPAASEEEPGDPAGGEAAEGAEEAVPVVGDGRFTLRLDNFEGPFDLLLQLISRHKLDVTEVALSKVTDEFMAHIRAMGPDWDLDQTTEFLVVAATLLDLKAARLLPAAEVEDEADLALLEARDLLFARLLQYRAYKQIAEIFSGRLAEEARCHPRTVGLEPHHAELLPEVVISIGAEGFAALAVKAMQPRAKPQVYVDHIHAPLVSVREQAEVVMARLREAGAAGFAELVADAPDTLTVVARFLALLELYRERAVALDQEEALGALTVRWTGEEGAAPQVTDEFDRPAGDPAEKGAAAAGRAESDEQEEPA, from the coding sequence ATGCCGACGACCGACGCCGAGGACCCCGTCCCGGCCCCGCACCGCACCCGCCGCGCCCTCGGGCGGGGCCCAGGCACCGTCCTGGAGGCGGCGCCCGCGGAGGACCCAGCGGAGGACCGCGCGCAGGGCCCCGCCGGGGACGCACCGGCCGAGGGGAGCCCGGTCGGGGAGATCCCGGCGGCGTCCGAGGAGGAGCCGGGTGATCCGGCCGGGGGAGAGGCGGCCGAAGGGGCCGAAGAGGCGGTTCCGGTGGTCGGGGACGGTCGGTTCACGCTGCGGCTGGACAACTTCGAGGGGCCTTTCGACCTCCTGCTCCAGCTGATCTCCCGGCACAAGCTGGACGTCACCGAGGTCGCGCTGTCCAAGGTGACCGACGAGTTCATGGCCCACATCCGGGCGATGGGGCCGGACTGGGACCTCGACCAGACCACCGAGTTCCTGGTGGTCGCGGCCACCCTGCTCGACCTCAAGGCGGCCCGGCTGCTGCCCGCCGCCGAAGTGGAGGACGAGGCCGACCTCGCCCTCCTGGAGGCCCGGGACCTGCTCTTCGCCCGGCTGCTGCAGTACCGCGCGTACAAGCAGATCGCGGAGATCTTCAGCGGCCGGCTGGCCGAGGAGGCCCGGTGCCACCCCCGTACCGTCGGGCTGGAGCCGCACCACGCCGAGCTGCTGCCCGAGGTCGTGATCAGCATCGGGGCCGAGGGGTTCGCCGCGCTCGCGGTCAAGGCGATGCAGCCCAGGGCGAAGCCGCAGGTCTACGTCGACCACATCCACGCGCCGCTGGTCAGCGTCCGGGAGCAGGCCGAGGTGGTGATGGCGCGGCTGCGCGAGGCCGGTGCGGCCGGCTTCGCGGAACTGGTCGCCGACGCCCCCGACACCCTGACCGTCGTGGCGCGTTTCCTGGCGCTCCTGGAGCTCTACCGGGAGCGGGCGGTCGCCCTGGACCAGGAGGAGGCGCTGGGCGCCCTGACGGTCCGCTGGACGGGCGAGGAGGGGGCCGCCCCGCAGGTCACCGACGAGTTCGACCGGCCGGCGGGCGACCCGGCGGAGAAGGGCGCGGCCGCGGCGGGCCGCGCGGAGAGCGACGAGCAGGAGGAGCCGGCGTGA